The following are from one region of the Vulpes vulpes isolate BD-2025 chromosome 14, VulVul3, whole genome shotgun sequence genome:
- the PRND gene encoding prion-like protein doppel: MRKHLGGCWLAIVCVLLLGQLSAVEARGIKHRIKWNRKALPSTSQVTEAHSAEIRPGAFIRQGRKLDIDLGPEGNRYYEANYWQFPDGIHYNGCSEANVTKEKFVTGCINATQVANQEELSREKQDNKLYQRVLWRLIRELCSVKRCDFWLERGAGPRVAGDQPVLLCLLAFIWFIVK, translated from the coding sequence ATGAGGAAGCACCTGGGCGGATGCTGGCTGGCCATTGTCTGTGTCCTGCTGTTGGGCCAGCTCTCGGCAGTCGAGGCCAGGGGCATAAAGCACAGGATCAAGTGGAACCGGAAGGCCTTGCCCAGCACCTCCCAGGTCACCGAGGCGCACTCAGCGGAGATCCGCCCTGGAGCCTTCATCAGGCAAGGCCGCAAGCTGGATATCGACCTCGGGCCCGAGGGCAACAGGTACTACGAGGCCAACTACTGGCAGTTCCCCGACGGCATCCACTATAACGGCTGCTCCGAGGCCAACGTGACGAAGGAGAAGTTTGTCACCGGCTGCATCAACGCCACCCAGGTGGCCAACCAGGAAGAGCTGTCCCGCGAGAAGCAGGACAACAAGCTTTACCAGCGGGTCCTGTGGCGGCTGATCAGAGAGCTCTGCTCTGTCAAGCGCTGTGACTTTTGGCTGGAGAGGGGAGCCGGGCCCCGGGTGGCCGGAGACCAGCCCGtgctgctctgcctgctggcTTTCATTTGGTTTATCGTGAAATAA